One genomic segment of candidate division KSB1 bacterium includes these proteins:
- a CDS encoding alpha-mannosidase: protein MAPDRVAAGPDANWPEVELPAAWGGYDQTAWFFAHAEVPKQWRGSPVQVYLDIDESLLFVDGAPAQGIDLNHREHLLTPRAKGGERFALAIEAYAGLTHERRIFRQAELRLLWPAAWELYHDLRVALDVWAGLPPGSEERQQVATLLAETMRLLDPREPGSAHYFAAVERAGRFFRRAWQELPSRCPGRVWAMGHAHIDVAWLWRIKEVQRKSARTFATALALMEEYPWYHFVQSQPQLYAFVKSTYPDLYRRICEKVKVGQWEPTGGMWVEADCNIPSGESLVRQLLYGQRFLQQEFGAPARVLWLPDVFGYSWALPQLLKKAGIDYFFTAKIGWLYQNPFPYSTFWWQGVDGSRVLAHLCFHRQAYSAGLDAAGVRESWENFRQKDSARDVLLSFGYGDGGGGPTRAHLEQQKRLAHAPGHPILRQGSLEQFFAAARRNSRDLPVWADELYLEGHRGTYTTHGAIKRENRQCELLLRDAELLAAIASRFGHAYPAETLRACWERLLRNQFHDILPGSSIPEVYQDALADYEFVRENAGRARDNALQALGELVNTGGAGESLLVFNTLGWPRTDVVALPAEGLARFLRIEDLSGRPVPHQRLRRVDGREEVLFIAHDVPPCGYTTFRLVEGRPAATQPDCRAEDGRVLTPHFEAVLNERGELLRLVDKDCSRQVLAKGARGNVLQTFLDYPPFWEAWEIAPDYEARPLQLLRPRGKVRFHAGPVCAVARVRLACSRSSLAQDIIFYRDLRRIDFDTLADWHDPRTLLKVAFPVAVWAERATYEIQFGAITRSTRRNTSWEQARFEVPAQRWADLGDGTYGVSLLNDCKYGYDVRDNVLRLTLLKNCYAPDPQSCQYGVLYNGQTDEGLHRFGYALWAHAGDWRAGGTVQAGYELNAPLLVIRQKPHAGTLPERMSFVAISGAPSLVVDTLKQSEDDQSLVLRLYESAGLPAAAAVHAQLGTQKAYVADLLERERGGPGWEQGRGRIKLSPFEVMTLKLR, encoded by the coding sequence ATGGCTCCGGACCGAGTGGCGGCCGGCCCTGATGCGAACTGGCCGGAAGTTGAACTGCCCGCCGCATGGGGTGGTTATGACCAGACGGCCTGGTTCTTTGCGCACGCCGAGGTCCCCAAGCAGTGGCGCGGCAGTCCAGTGCAAGTTTACCTCGATATTGACGAGTCGTTGCTTTTCGTGGATGGGGCGCCGGCGCAAGGGATCGACCTCAACCACCGCGAGCATCTGCTCACGCCCCGGGCGAAAGGAGGGGAGCGCTTTGCGCTGGCCATAGAGGCCTACGCGGGACTCACCCACGAAAGACGCATCTTTCGCCAAGCTGAGTTGCGGCTCCTGTGGCCGGCCGCATGGGAGCTTTACCACGACCTGCGCGTTGCTCTGGATGTGTGGGCGGGGCTGCCACCCGGCTCCGAAGAACGGCAGCAGGTGGCAACACTGCTGGCAGAGACCATGCGGCTTCTTGATCCCCGGGAACCAGGCAGTGCACACTATTTTGCGGCAGTGGAACGCGCAGGGCGGTTTTTCCGCCGCGCCTGGCAAGAGTTGCCTTCCCGCTGTCCTGGGCGCGTGTGGGCCATGGGACACGCGCACATTGATGTCGCCTGGCTGTGGCGAATCAAGGAAGTGCAGCGCAAGAGCGCGCGCACCTTCGCCACGGCGCTGGCGCTGATGGAGGAGTATCCCTGGTACCACTTTGTGCAGAGCCAACCGCAGCTTTACGCCTTTGTGAAGTCGACCTACCCGGACCTGTACCGGCGCATCTGCGAGAAGGTCAAGGTGGGGCAATGGGAGCCGACCGGCGGCATGTGGGTCGAGGCCGATTGCAACATTCCCAGCGGCGAGTCGCTGGTGCGGCAGCTTCTCTACGGACAACGCTTCCTGCAACAGGAATTCGGCGCCCCGGCGCGGGTATTGTGGCTCCCGGACGTGTTCGGCTATTCCTGGGCGCTGCCGCAACTCCTTAAGAAGGCTGGGATCGACTATTTCTTCACCGCCAAAATTGGGTGGCTGTACCAGAACCCCTTTCCGTACAGCACGTTTTGGTGGCAAGGCGTGGACGGCTCGCGCGTGCTGGCGCACCTCTGTTTTCATCGCCAGGCCTACAGCGCGGGCCTGGACGCGGCCGGTGTGCGAGAATCCTGGGAGAACTTTCGCCAAAAGGACTCGGCGCGCGATGTGCTCCTCTCCTTTGGCTACGGCGATGGCGGTGGCGGGCCGACCCGTGCGCATTTGGAACAGCAGAAGCGCCTGGCGCACGCGCCAGGGCATCCGATTCTGCGGCAGGGGAGCTTGGAGCAGTTTTTCGCTGCAGCACGCCGGAATAGCCGTGACCTGCCGGTGTGGGCAGACGAGCTCTACCTCGAGGGACATCGCGGCACCTACACCACGCATGGCGCCATCAAACGCGAGAATCGCCAGTGCGAGCTCCTGTTGCGCGACGCCGAGCTCCTGGCCGCTATCGCCTCGCGGTTTGGACACGCCTATCCGGCGGAGACCTTGCGTGCGTGCTGGGAGCGCCTGCTGCGCAATCAGTTCCACGACATCCTGCCGGGAAGCTCGATTCCCGAGGTCTATCAGGATGCGCTGGCCGATTATGAGTTCGTGCGGGAAAATGCCGGCCGGGCAAGGGACAACGCACTGCAGGCCCTCGGCGAGCTAGTGAACACCGGCGGTGCAGGGGAGAGCCTCCTCGTCTTCAACACCTTAGGCTGGCCGCGCACGGACGTAGTTGCGTTGCCTGCAGAGGGGCTGGCCCGTTTCTTGAGGATCGAAGACCTTTCCGGTCGTCCGGTGCCGCACCAACGGCTGCGGCGCGTGGACGGAAGGGAGGAGGTGCTGTTCATCGCGCACGACGTCCCGCCCTGTGGCTACACCACCTTCCGCTTGGTGGAGGGACGCCCGGCGGCGACCCAGCCTGACTGCCGGGCAGAGGACGGCAGGGTGCTCACACCCCATTTCGAGGCCGTGCTGAACGAGAGGGGAGAGCTGCTACGGCTCGTGGACAAGGACTGCTCCCGGCAGGTGTTGGCAAAGGGCGCACGCGGCAATGTGCTGCAGACCTTCTTGGACTATCCGCCCTTCTGGGAGGCCTGGGAGATCGCGCCGGACTATGAGGCTCGGCCCCTGCAGCTTCTGCGGCCAAGGGGAAAGGTCCGTTTCCACGCCGGACCGGTGTGCGCCGTGGCAAGGGTGCGGCTCGCCTGCAGCCGGTCTTCCCTTGCTCAGGACATCATCTTCTATCGCGACCTGCGCCGCATCGACTTTGACACGCTCGCCGACTGGCACGATCCGCGCACTCTGCTCAAGGTAGCCTTCCCGGTGGCGGTGTGGGCAGAACGGGCCACCTACGAAATCCAGTTCGGCGCCATCACGCGCTCCACGCGCCGCAACACCTCCTGGGAGCAAGCGCGCTTCGAAGTGCCGGCGCAGCGCTGGGCAGACCTTGGCGACGGAACCTACGGAGTGAGCCTGCTCAACGATTGCAAGTACGGCTACGACGTGCGCGACAACGTCCTGCGCCTGACCTTGCTAAAGAACTGCTATGCGCCAGACCCGCAAAGTTGCCAATATGGCGTGCTGTACAATGGACAGACCGACGAAGGATTGCATCGCTTTGGCTACGCGCTCTGGGCCCACGCAGGCGACTGGCGCGCAGGTGGGACGGTGCAGGCGGGCTATGAGCTGAATGCGCCGCTTCTTGTGATTCGCCAGAAGCCTCACGCGGGCACCCTGCCCGAAAGGATGAGCTTTGTCGCCATCTCAGGCGCGCCATCGCTGGTGGTGGACACCCTGAAACAGAGCGAAGACGACCAGAGTCTCGTCCTCCGCCTGTATGAATCGGCGGGCCTACCTGCTGCCGCCGCGGTGCATGCGCAGCTCGGCACACAGAAAGCATACGTGGCGGATTTGTTAGAGCGAGAGCGCGGAGGCCCAGGGTGGGAACAAGGACGCGGACGCATCAAGCTCTCACCGTTTGAGGTGATGACCTTGAAGTTGCGGTGA
- the rlmB gene encoding 23S rRNA (guanosine(2251)-2'-O)-methyltransferase RlmB gives MALIEGRICVEAALAARQRRERLVVVREGIHPKRVAAILQMAEEQGVPVKFAPAAEIEAMAHGKTHGGVVALAAPKPPVPLAELVERLAQQARPPALLLLDGVDDSQNLGYTIRSAEALGIDAVLLKKHVWDFDATAVSRASSGAFERMPLAMIEQVERQIPQLKKLGLRLCGCVASARRAIYAVDLTGPLLMAIGGEKRGLSAAVRRQCDGMVRIPIAGSVGSLALSHAAAIVMAEVMRQRLQRESPEAA, from the coding sequence TTGGCGCTTATTGAGGGGCGCATTTGCGTAGAGGCGGCCCTGGCGGCCCGGCAGCGGCGTGAGCGCCTGGTCGTTGTGCGCGAAGGGATCCACCCCAAGCGGGTGGCGGCGATTCTGCAGATGGCCGAGGAACAGGGCGTGCCGGTCAAATTCGCCCCGGCGGCAGAGATCGAGGCCATGGCCCACGGCAAGACACATGGCGGGGTCGTTGCCCTGGCGGCGCCCAAACCGCCCGTGCCCCTTGCGGAGCTAGTGGAGCGCTTAGCGCAGCAGGCACGGCCACCGGCACTGCTCCTCCTCGATGGCGTGGACGACAGCCAAAATCTGGGCTACACGATCCGTTCTGCAGAAGCCTTGGGCATCGATGCCGTCCTTTTGAAGAAGCACGTCTGGGACTTTGACGCCACGGCCGTGTCGCGCGCCTCGTCCGGGGCCTTTGAGCGCATGCCCCTGGCGATGATCGAACAAGTGGAGCGTCAGATTCCGCAGCTCAAGAAGCTTGGCCTGCGTCTGTGCGGGTGCGTGGCCAGCGCGCGGCGGGCCATCTACGCGGTGGATTTGACCGGGCCGCTGCTCATGGCCATCGGGGGCGAAAAGCGTGGCCTGTCAGCGGCGGTGCGTCGGCAGTGCGACGGCATGGTGCGCATCCCTATCGCGGGCAGCGTCGGTTCGTTGGCCCTCAGCCACGCCGCGGCGATTGTCATGGCCGAAGTCATGCGCCAGCGGCTGCAGAGGGAGTCGCCGGAGGCGGCTTAG
- the nagA gene encoding N-acetylglucosamine-6-phosphate deacetylase has product MPERLLLKNCLPYDARRNAAPIDLLLEDGRIAQMGPKLSAPPGAETLEAEGRVVAPGFIDVHIQGAGGADVLDGTTEALHTMARTLPRFGTTSFLATTAFHFNKPNHHLEVAARAVGKDLGGAHLLGIHLEGPFINPDKRGGMSPTCIGPPSSRTWGEVFRLTGDALKMMTIAPELNGAIPLVIELLGKGVVPSFGHSAATYEQAAQGFAAGIRHVTHLFNAMAPFHHRVPGPLPAIAETKGVTVQLIADGVHVHQAAVRLAWRLLGPQGIVCITDGIQALGLPEGGYVYNGREYEARNGIARYLDGTLIGTAMGLNSLVRRLQLFTRCSLKQAIDTVTANPARLLGLQRKGALAVGADADLVVLEEGLAVWATIVGGKTRFRRE; this is encoded by the coding sequence ATGCCAGAACGCCTCTTGCTCAAGAATTGCCTGCCGTACGACGCGCGTAGGAATGCCGCGCCAATCGACCTCTTGCTCGAAGATGGACGCATTGCCCAGATGGGGCCCAAGCTCTCCGCTCCGCCGGGAGCAGAGACCCTGGAGGCCGAGGGCCGCGTAGTGGCGCCAGGGTTCATTGACGTGCACATTCAGGGCGCAGGCGGCGCGGATGTGCTGGACGGGACAACGGAAGCCCTCCACACCATGGCCCGCACCCTGCCCCGCTTCGGCACCACAAGCTTCTTGGCGACCACCGCCTTTCACTTCAACAAACCGAACCACCACTTGGAGGTGGCCGCCCGCGCTGTTGGCAAAGACTTGGGAGGCGCGCATCTGTTGGGGATTCACTTGGAGGGGCCGTTCATCAACCCGGATAAGCGCGGCGGTATGAGTCCCACCTGCATCGGGCCGCCATCCTCTCGTACCTGGGGCGAGGTCTTTCGACTCACCGGCGACGCTCTGAAGATGATGACCATTGCCCCGGAGCTGAACGGGGCGATACCGCTGGTCATCGAGCTCCTTGGCAAGGGGGTGGTGCCCTCATTCGGACATTCGGCGGCGACTTACGAGCAGGCGGCACAGGGTTTTGCTGCTGGTATCAGGCATGTCACCCATCTTTTCAATGCTATGGCGCCCTTTCACCATCGGGTGCCTGGGCCCCTGCCCGCCATCGCCGAGACCAAGGGCGTGACTGTGCAGCTCATCGCCGATGGCGTGCATGTGCATCAGGCGGCGGTGCGTTTGGCGTGGCGCCTTCTCGGCCCGCAGGGCATTGTCTGCATCACCGATGGCATCCAGGCCCTCGGGCTTCCCGAGGGCGGGTACGTTTACAACGGCAGGGAGTACGAGGCGCGCAACGGGATCGCCCGCTACTTAGACGGCACGCTCATCGGCACAGCGATGGGGCTGAACAGTCTGGTGCGGCGATTGCAGCTTTTCACCCGTTGTTCGCTCAAGCAAGCCATCGACACGGTGACTGCGAACCCGGCGCGCCTGCTCGGTCTGCAGCGCAAAGGCGCCCTGGCAGTGGGAGCGGACGCTGACCTGGTAGTGCTGGAAGAGGGTCTTGCCGTCTGGGCCACGATAGTCGGCGGAAAGACTCGCTTTCGCAGAGAATGA
- a CDS encoding sugar isomerase domain-containing protein, whose protein sequence is MLADIWLGHARKVIDDIAATQRENIAQAAAIMAESIGAGRWVHTFGCGHATLPVEEMYPRIGGFVGFHPMIELPLSFFTHIVGEMGVHQFVFLERVEGYGKEIMRSYTFDPRDTMWIFSHSGINNVNIDVALEAKRLGMKVVATGSAQAFKDAPTRHSSGKKIFELADVVVDTCVPARDAVVALKNHVDNVGPISTIAFTTAVWMIISTVAEILVEKGHRLYIHPSHNVPGDTTARERLSEALAEYKRRIAGV, encoded by the coding sequence ATGCTGGCTGACATCTGGCTTGGCCACGCACGCAAGGTTATCGATGACATCGCGGCCACGCAACGTGAGAATATTGCCCAAGCGGCGGCAATCATGGCCGAGTCCATCGGCGCAGGGCGCTGGGTGCATACCTTCGGCTGCGGCCACGCCACCCTGCCGGTAGAGGAGATGTACCCCCGCATCGGCGGCTTTGTCGGTTTCCATCCCATGATCGAACTGCCGCTGTCATTCTTCACCCACATTGTGGGCGAGATGGGCGTGCACCAGTTCGTGTTTCTCGAAAGGGTGGAAGGGTATGGTAAGGAGATCATGCGCAGTTACACCTTCGATCCGCGCGATACCATGTGGATCTTCTCCCATTCTGGCATCAACAATGTGAACATCGACGTTGCGCTGGAGGCCAAGAGGTTAGGCATGAAAGTGGTGGCCACCGGTTCGGCCCAGGCCTTCAAGGATGCGCCCACGCGCCACTCTTCCGGAAAGAAGATCTTTGAACTCGCCGATGTGGTGGTGGACACCTGTGTGCCCGCGCGCGATGCGGTAGTCGCGCTGAAGAACCACGTGGACAACGTGGGCCCTATCTCCACCATCGCCTTCACCACGGCGGTGTGGATGATCATCAGCACCGTGGCCGAGATTCTCGTGGAAAAGGGTCACCGTCTGTACATTCATCCCTCGCACAATGTGCCAGGCGACACGACGGCTCGTGAGCGGCTGAGCGAGGCGCTGGCTGAGTACAAGAGGAGGATTGCCGGGGTGTAG
- a CDS encoding MFS transporter, with product MSYRRAQVFAACCLGMLMFGVVLTTLGAILPKVIPKFGIGKAAAGSLMALLSFGILSGSLVFGPIADRYGYKALLAFCTALLLIGFEGIALAPSMGVLRAFVFLIGLGGGVINGGTNALVAEISEEGRGAGLNLLGVFFGIGATGVPLLLGALGTQTSYQWVIGIAGAAVAVPLLFTLAVPFPKPKHAQGFPLRDALKLVGQPTLLLLGGMLFFQSGMEITTGSWSAVFLQEELGVRQDKAVLCLVSYWLGLVGARLILGTMLKAAARAKVVRVAMATALVGALLTLLSRSTGLALVGLFVIGAGFAGLFPTVLSFVGDAYPRFSGTAFSIAFVMALTGGMTLPALAGVIGDAHGLRASFLLIPIGLLCAGGLFTVVSGRLARTVQTN from the coding sequence ATGAGCTATCGTCGTGCGCAGGTGTTTGCAGCCTGCTGTTTGGGGATGCTGATGTTCGGTGTGGTGCTCACCACCCTGGGCGCCATTTTGCCGAAGGTGATCCCCAAGTTCGGCATCGGCAAGGCTGCGGCCGGCTCGCTCATGGCGCTTCTTTCCTTCGGCATCCTGAGCGGCTCTCTGGTCTTTGGCCCGATCGCCGACCGCTACGGCTACAAGGCCTTGTTGGCCTTTTGCACTGCCCTTCTCCTGATAGGGTTCGAGGGGATTGCCCTGGCGCCTTCCATGGGCGTGCTGCGCGCCTTCGTCTTCCTCATCGGGCTGGGGGGCGGGGTCATCAATGGTGGGACCAATGCCTTAGTGGCCGAAATCAGTGAGGAAGGACGTGGCGCCGGTCTCAACCTCCTGGGGGTCTTTTTCGGCATCGGCGCCACGGGGGTGCCGCTGCTGCTCGGGGCGCTCGGCACACAGACCAGCTACCAGTGGGTCATCGGCATCGCCGGGGCTGCCGTGGCGGTCCCGCTGCTGTTCACGCTGGCCGTGCCTTTTCCAAAGCCGAAGCATGCGCAAGGCTTTCCTCTCCGCGATGCTCTGAAGTTGGTGGGTCAGCCCACCCTGCTCCTACTCGGCGGCATGCTCTTCTTTCAAAGCGGCATGGAGATTACCACGGGGAGCTGGAGCGCGGTGTTTTTGCAGGAAGAGCTTGGCGTCAGGCAAGACAAGGCGGTGCTCTGCCTGGTTTCCTATTGGCTTGGGCTTGTCGGGGCGCGCCTGATTTTGGGTACGATGCTCAAGGCGGCAGCTCGGGCGAAGGTGGTGCGCGTCGCCATGGCCACTGCCTTAGTTGGCGCACTTCTCACCTTGCTTTCGCGCTCAACGGGACTCGCGCTGGTCGGCCTGTTCGTGATCGGCGCAGGATTCGCCGGGCTCTTCCCCACGGTGCTGAGCTTTGTCGGTGACGCCTACCCGAGGTTTTCCGGCACTGCGTTCAGTATTGCCTTTGTGATGGCATTGACCGGCGGCATGACCCTGCCGGCTTTGGCAGGCGTGATCGGCGACGCGCACGGCTTGCGCGCCTCATTCCTCCTCATCCCCATTGGCCTGTTGTGCGCAGGCGGGCTCTTCACCGTGGTGAGTGGCCGCCTGGCGCGCACCGTACAGACGAACTGA
- a CDS encoding acyl-CoA thioesterase, with the protein MHSPLVARLKVRSYELDSFGHVNNANFLHYLEFARGEFMALRGMGFADFTRWQARPVVVRACIDFRTPAFADDLLRIQGAITSWGRARFTLSYVIYNETRRRLCAEAETVMAFVNIAGRPVAIPQAFREAFADGTRKE; encoded by the coding sequence GTGCACTCTCCCCTGGTGGCCCGGCTCAAGGTGCGGAGCTATGAATTGGACTCCTTTGGCCATGTCAACAACGCCAATTTCCTCCACTACTTGGAGTTTGCCCGCGGTGAGTTCATGGCGCTCAGGGGCATGGGTTTTGCCGACTTTACTCGGTGGCAAGCGCGGCCAGTGGTGGTGCGCGCCTGCATCGATTTCCGCACCCCTGCCTTTGCCGATGACCTGCTGCGCATCCAGGGGGCGATCACCAGCTGGGGCCGCGCTCGCTTCACGCTCTCCTACGTCATCTACAACGAAACACGCCGTCGCCTCTGCGCCGAGGCAGAGACAGTGATGGCCTTTGTGAACATAGCCGGCAGACCGGTGGCAATTCCGCAAGCCTTCCGCGAGGCCTTCGCAGATGGCACAAGAAAGGAATGA
- a CDS encoding TonB-dependent receptor: protein MGGERIDCLSFVAQEREAAMRTQRSLINPLANWAPRFPGQRLRQAALAWALALASAMQPTWCHAQQARPDTVAYRLPAVVVTASRHEQDPLFTSVPVSVLERRAIAQALPATVGEALVLAPGLAVTSTGPWSQQPVIRGLKGAQVLTLVNGQRLDVLRSYGQHAPLLDIAQVERVEVVRGPHSVQYGSDAVGGVVNYLTTPPFVAARRPTVTTRGFVQGSSADEQRAAGFALLLRGARANARVRLGGRRAQNVRTPRGRLPNSQYQGIDADIDFAYQPSPAHLVRWAVSSVRSSDAGVPTSPYAERARFRLYQRTVLSLAYERQPRPGAPRVQLNAHYQWGRRNFEALLHVPRGAQRVDQALEAHRSADSFGATLLASGLLGGRHFLTAGLDLFGEDDNTQRTATSRLYDGKGVLVKEAVDHIPPTPPARRWGLGLFTCAEHAPARWAMVSAGLRVDRLQSTATGTPGTLAEADLVRREQNISGNLGASIAVTDKVRLFANLGRAFKGPALQERFFKGVGQLGFVVGNPELKPETSLNLDAGVKWRTERCRGELDVFRNRVDDLIVLSRVTVAPDTFKYANVGRALLQGGEFELEARLLGPLWAQAQASYVRGTDEACGQPLPQIPPLNGRICLHLRPPSGGWWARLTMRLVGDQRRVAANELATPGYILGDAGAGLRLHGGATPVELAINITNLFDRSYRDHLSTVTWWDAPGRNIVLGLSWGAKD from the coding sequence GTGGGCGGAGAAAGAATCGACTGCCTGAGCTTTGTCGCGCAGGAACGCGAAGCAGCCATGAGGACGCAAAGGTCGCTAATCAACCCCTTGGCCAACTGGGCGCCGCGATTCCCCGGGCAACGACTCCGGCAGGCAGCCCTTGCCTGGGCTTTGGCGCTGGCATCTGCCATGCAGCCGACGTGGTGTCATGCCCAGCAAGCGCGGCCCGATACCGTGGCTTACCGCTTGCCCGCGGTGGTGGTCACCGCCAGTCGCCACGAACAAGACCCCTTGTTCACCAGCGTGCCGGTGAGCGTGCTGGAGCGGCGAGCCATCGCGCAGGCTCTCCCCGCCACCGTGGGCGAGGCCCTCGTCCTTGCCCCCGGGCTCGCCGTTACCTCCACCGGGCCGTGGAGCCAGCAGCCGGTCATCCGCGGCCTGAAGGGTGCGCAGGTCCTCACGCTGGTCAACGGCCAGCGGCTGGACGTGCTGCGTTCCTACGGCCAGCACGCTCCCCTCTTGGACATCGCGCAAGTGGAGCGAGTGGAAGTCGTCCGCGGGCCTCATTCGGTGCAGTACGGCTCCGACGCAGTGGGTGGGGTGGTGAACTACTTGACCACCCCTCCCTTTGTCGCCGCACGACGGCCGACAGTCACGACGCGCGGCTTTGTGCAGGGGAGTTCTGCAGATGAACAGCGTGCCGCCGGATTTGCCCTCCTGCTGCGGGGAGCGCGTGCCAACGCCCGCGTGCGTCTGGGAGGGCGACGGGCGCAAAACGTGCGCACGCCCCGCGGACGGTTGCCCAACAGCCAGTACCAGGGCATTGACGCCGACATCGACTTTGCCTACCAGCCGTCGCCTGCGCATCTTGTGCGGTGGGCCGTCTCCTCGGTTCGCTCGTCAGATGCGGGCGTTCCCACCTCCCCCTATGCGGAACGCGCCCGATTTCGGCTCTACCAGCGCACGGTGCTGAGTCTCGCCTATGAGCGCCAGCCACGGCCTGGCGCACCGAGAGTGCAGCTGAACGCTCATTACCAGTGGGGAAGGCGCAACTTCGAGGCTTTGCTGCACGTGCCGCGAGGGGCGCAGCGTGTGGACCAGGCTCTGGAGGCGCACCGCTCAGCCGACTCCTTCGGGGCTACGCTCCTGGCAAGTGGGCTCCTGGGGGGCCGTCACTTTCTCACCGCCGGCCTTGACCTGTTTGGTGAGGATGACAATACACAGCGCACCGCCACCTCCCGCCTCTATGACGGCAAAGGTGTGCTGGTGAAAGAGGCAGTGGACCACATTCCACCCACGCCGCCTGCGCGGCGGTGGGGCTTAGGGCTGTTCACCTGCGCCGAGCACGCGCCCGCACGGTGGGCTATGGTGAGCGCCGGTCTGCGCGTCGATCGCCTGCAAAGCACCGCGACCGGCACGCCCGGCACATTGGCTGAGGCAGACCTTGTGCGCCGCGAGCAAAATATCAGCGGCAACCTTGGGGCGAGCATCGCGGTCACGGACAAGGTGCGGCTCTTTGCCAACCTCGGCCGCGCCTTCAAAGGCCCCGCACTCCAGGAACGCTTTTTCAAAGGTGTGGGCCAACTGGGATTTGTGGTGGGCAATCCGGAGCTCAAACCGGAGACCAGCCTGAACCTCGACGCCGGAGTGAAGTGGCGGACGGAGCGCTGCCGTGGCGAGCTCGACGTGTTCCGCAACAGGGTAGATGACCTCATCGTGCTCAGCCGGGTGACCGTCGCGCCGGACACCTTCAAGTACGCCAACGTGGGCCGCGCGCTCCTGCAAGGCGGCGAGTTCGAGCTGGAGGCGAGGTTACTCGGACCGCTTTGGGCACAGGCACAGGCCTCCTACGTGCGGGGTACCGATGAGGCATGCGGGCAGCCCCTGCCGCAGATTCCGCCGCTCAACGGACGCATTTGCCTGCACCTCCGGCCGCCATCCGGCGGATGGTGGGCAAGACTCACCATGCGGCTGGTTGGCGACCAGCGCCGCGTCGCCGCCAACGAACTGGCCACCCCGGGCTACATCCTGGGCGACGCAGGGGCTGGGCTGCGCCTGCACGGCGGAGCGACCCCTGTGGAGCTGGCTATCAACATCACCAACCTCTTCGACCGCAGCTACCGCGACCACCTCTCCACGGTCACCTGGTGGGACGCCCCAGGCAGGAACATCGTGCTAGGCCTGAGCTGGGGAGCAAAGGACTGA
- the pepT gene encoding peptidase T has product MAQTVLERFLRYVAYDTQSAEEATSFPSTDKQKELGKVLVEELKAMGLAAHMDEHGYVFGELPATSSRRIPTIGFIAHLDTSPDVSGAGVKPIIHRNNQGGDITLPGEPPVVIRAAENPALAHQIGNDIVTSDGTTLLGADDKAGIAEIFTAVEYLVNHPEVEHGPIKVAITPDEEVGQGTKFFDVQAFGADYAYTVDGETLGEIENETFCADTVVMTVHGVNVHPGYAKGKLVNAIKVAAEIIQQLPKDRLSPETTESREGYVHPNSISGGVEQTTVKFLIRDFTAEGLKKHEEMLRALAEEVMARHPRARLDFNIEESYRNMKYKLDEDPKVVEYALEAVRRVGLEPKLSLIRGGTDGARLCYQGLLTPNIFTGGHNFHSRQEWISVQDMEKAVAVLVELVRVWAEKESTA; this is encoded by the coding sequence ATGGCACAGACCGTTTTAGAGCGATTCCTCCGCTATGTGGCATATGACACGCAATCGGCAGAGGAGGCCACGTCCTTCCCCAGCACCGACAAGCAGAAGGAACTTGGCAAAGTGCTTGTCGAGGAGCTAAAGGCCATGGGACTTGCCGCGCACATGGACGAGCACGGCTATGTGTTCGGCGAGCTGCCCGCCACGAGCTCCCGCCGCATTCCTACCATCGGGTTCATCGCACATCTGGACACCTCCCCGGATGTCTCGGGCGCGGGAGTGAAGCCCATCATCCACCGCAACAACCAGGGCGGTGACATCACGCTGCCGGGCGAACCGCCGGTGGTGATCCGTGCAGCGGAGAATCCGGCGCTCGCCCACCAGATAGGCAACGACATCGTCACCTCGGACGGCACGACCCTGCTCGGCGCAGACGACAAGGCAGGCATCGCCGAGATTTTCACGGCCGTCGAGTACCTGGTCAACCATCCCGAGGTCGAACACGGGCCCATCAAAGTGGCCATTACGCCGGATGAAGAAGTCGGCCAGGGCACCAAGTTCTTCGATGTGCAAGCCTTCGGGGCAGACTATGCGTACACGGTGGACGGCGAGACACTGGGCGAGATCGAAAACGAAACTTTCTGCGCCGACACGGTGGTCATGACCGTGCACGGGGTCAATGTGCATCCCGGGTACGCCAAGGGAAAGCTAGTGAACGCCATCAAGGTTGCTGCCGAGATCATACAGCAATTGCCCAAGGACCGCCTGTCGCCTGAAACCACCGAAAGCCGCGAGGGGTACGTCCATCCCAACAGCATCAGCGGAGGTGTGGAACAGACCACAGTCAAGTTCCTGATCCGCGACTTTACGGCGGAAGGGCTCAAGAAGCACGAAGAGATGCTGCGCGCGCTGGCTGAGGAGGTGATGGCCCGTCACCCACGGGCCCGGCTGGATTTCAATATCGAAGAGTCCTACCGCAACATGAAGTACAAACTGGACGAGGACCCCAAAGTGGTAGAGTACGCTCTCGAGGCGGTGCGGCGCGTCGGCCTGGAGCCAAAGCTGAGCCTCATCCGTGGCGGCACCGACGGAGCGCGCCTCTGCTACCAGGGCCTGCTCACGCCGAACATCTTCACCGGCGGGCATAACTTCCACTCCAGGCAGGAGTGGATCTCCGTGCAAGACATGGAAAAGGCAGTGGCAGTGCTGGTGGAGCTGGTGCGCGTGTGGGCGGAGAAAGAATCGACTGCCTGA